The genomic DNA AAGAATAACTTGCGATGCGATAGTCTTTCTTTGCTACAGCAATACCAAGCCATAAAACGAATGGATACATAAAAATGCGTTGATACCAACAAAGGACACAAGGCTCAAATTTCATGATTTCGGAAAAGTACAGACTTCCTAGTGTAGCGATAAAAGAAGCTCCCCATGCGGTAAGTAAAGCATATTCTTGCTTTTTTTCTCGTCCCATATTTTATACCTCTCTTATAATAGTTACATACTAAATTATAGTATGAAGTGGTATAGAAAAGAAAGAAAAAATATGTTTATCAATAAAAGTTTTATAAGAGGAAACTTTTATTGGTATTAATATTTTAAAAAAGCGCCATTCTCCTAAAGAGAATAGCGCTATATTTTACATTTGAATTTGCTCTACTTCTTCTACATGCGACTTTTGGGATGCATGGTCAATATATTGAAATAGGAGCTGCAGTTGTTTATCAACTTCTGGTAGTTCTTTGCTGTATTGATAAGCGTGTAAAAAATGCTCAATACGCTTAGAAAATAATTGATCGTTCGTTTGAACCATGAGAACGAGTAATTTATCCCAATTACAGCAATACGTGTAATAGAGAGCTTTATCATAGTCGTTATATGTTTGCACTGTGTACCCTCCTTACCGAGAGTTATATATAGTGTGTGATAAGTAAGGAGAAATACACTTGAAAGAATTTGTTAAGAAAAAAAGAGAATGAAAAGAAAAAACGAGGAATTCCCTCGTTTTTTAAGCTTTTGGCATTGGCGTAGGTGTTGGTTTGCCATAGCCTTCTTTGTATTTATTATCGATATAGTTACGAATTTCAAGCGTTGATTTTCCTTTTTGTTTCATGGAAGCAGATTCAACTGCGATTTCTAGGCAATTGACGCAAGTCGTTGCGTGGGAATCCCAAACAACTTCACCATTCTTTTTAATTTCACGAATAAAGCAGTTTTTATTATTTTTATGTCCTACACTTTCACCGCAACCACAATAGCATGGAATCCAATCTAATAGCTCTGCATTTTGCCCAGCGACGGTGTAAATATCTTTCATTTGTGGATCAAGCTTATCTAGGAAGGTCGGAAGTGTGTCGACTCCTTTTGTTTTCTCTTGAATGTCAGCTTGTTGAGTGTGGGATGCATGGTCATGTTCTTCTTTTTTTGATTCAGAAGATTTTTGGTCATTTGTACCAGTACTTCCGCATCCAGCAAGAATTAAGCTTAGTACTGCAAGTAAAGAAAATACATACTTTTTCATTCGCTTGTCCCCTTTACAAATGTATTAATCAAATTGTATCAGAGATTATGGAGTGTCGGGTGAAGATTTTTTCGACTGATTTTTGAAACGCCATCTTAGCGAATGAAATAGAAATAAAATTGGGATATAAGCGTATACAATATATAAACCCGCTTGAGATAGTACGGTATTTAATGTATTGATACTTTCACGGTTTGTGAAAAGCAGAGAAGCTGAAAATATGATGAAAATAAAAAACGGTAATGTAAATTTAAATGAAATATGAAAGGAACGCTTCATCGTTTGACATGATGACCAAATGGTTAAGCAAAGGTTTGGTAAAATAATTAAAAACCAAACGAAAATAATAATATATTCAAAACGCTGAATAAAAGGAACTTTAATTATTTTTAACATTGTTAAAGTAGGCCAAATAGTACGGTTTAATTGACCCTCACTATAATACATAAAGGATACGATAGCTAAAACTACATAAATTAAGGTGCTAAAAGCAATTCCAGCATGGGCCCATCGTTTTAAAGATTTTCCTTTTTCAATAAAGGGATAAAAGATAAGAATTGTTTCAAACCCCAGAAATTCCAATGCGGAGTGCTTTGCAGATATAAGCATGTCAAAAGGTGAATGCGTAAAAATAGGTAAAATATTACGGAAATGTGCATACTTCATTGGATAAATTAAAAAAAATATCACGAAAATAGGAAGCACAATACCCCAAAAGCATATCCCTGTCACAGAGCGGAAGCCGCCTTTTATAATGTAGTAAGTGACTAATAAAAACATAAGGGTAAGTTTCCATAACTTAATGGTAGGGAAAATCCAAACTTGTATCACTTCCATATATGTACGAAGAACAGTAAGGCAAAATAATAAGCAATAAAGAGTGAAAATTACAGAAAATATAGAGCCAATCCATTTTCCAAAGGTTGTTGTATGAATGCTAATTAAATCTCCGTCTTTTTCAAGCATTTTTAACATACAAACCAGTACAATATGAGTTGCAATTCCCGCAATAATAAGAGAAATCCAGGCATCATAACCAGCGTTTTTTAAAATTACACGTTGATATCCGAGAATTCCTATACCAATCTGGAGAGAATGCAATAAAATAAATGCAAAATATGGAGAGACAGTTTTTGATGTATTCATTGTATTCATTGCTCATTTCACCTCACTATTCACCGATTCCAGATTGTACAATATTAAGATCTAAATTTATATCTACTGCTACATTTTTATACATATTTCGAATTTGTTTTATATTCCATTTTCTCGTATGGCTTCTAATTTCATCTCGTATTCCTAAAGGATCAATTTCCTTTTCTTGAAATTGTTTTATTAAATCTTCGCAGTCTTTTTCAACATTTCGTTCAATTTGTTTTCTTATATAGTTGATATTTGTTTTTTTTCTTAAATCAATCCAATTGGGGGAGTTTTTAATTAATCCATTTAATTTTAAATGGATTTTTACTTTTGGTATGTCGCCAGTTTGATCTATATCATACTTGTTTTCTCCAGCTAAGTTTTGTATAACAACCATACCTTTATGCTTATCTTTTTTTATTGCTGCTTCGTAACGTCCATTTTTCGTAGGATTAATAAGTAATTTTGCTAAAACAGAATGTCTTTTATCTGTATACATGACTACTTTATCGCCTTTTAAAAAGGCAAGTCCTTTGACAGCGATAGAATGATTATCGTCCATTTTAATATAAGGAACATAGGCATCACATACAGAAGAGTAATAATTATATAAAAAAATGTTTAATGTGGTTTGTGGAATGTTCTCATTTCGTATATTTTGCTCGAGTAAATCGGCAATATATAAAGACCCATTTTTTTTTCCGTAATTTAAAAGCTCTTCAGCCGATCCATCTACAATTGCTAGTTGTACATCACGCCCGATATTTGGGTCACGTTGTAAGTTAGTAATAATTTCTCCCATTCCGCGTTCTCCTAGCGTTTTTCCAAATAGGACGACACGCATTTGACCTACAACGACATTGTGAGGAGATTT from Bacillus cereus G9842 includes the following:
- a CDS encoding PCYCGC domain-containing protein yields the protein MKKYVFSLLAVLSLILAGCGSTGTNDQKSSESKKEEHDHASHTQQADIQEKTKGVDTLPTFLDKLDPQMKDIYTVAGQNAELLDWIPCYCGCGESVGHKNNKNCFIREIKKNGEVVWDSHATTCVNCLEIAVESASMKQKGKSTLEIRNYIDNKYKEGYGKPTPTPMPKA
- a CDS encoding Ger(x)C family spore germination protein, which gives rise to MKKILLHLIIIFFILQTGCTQTYIVDTQRIIHIAGFDITKNKRFQGTILFPEYTHGVKSKPETQSTSARSLETIASRLNAKSPHNVVVGQMRVVLFGKTLGERGMGEIITNLQRDPNIGRDVQLAIVDGSAEELLNYGKKNGSLYIADLLEQNIRNENIPQTTLNIFLYNYYSSVCDAYVPYIKMDDNHSIAVKGLAFLKGDKVVMYTDKRHSVLAKLLINPTKNGRYEAAIKKDKHKGMVVIQNLAGENKYDIDQTGDIPKVKIHLKLNGLIKNSPNWIDLRKKTNINYIRKQIERNVEKDCEDLIKQFQEKEIDPLGIRDEIRSHTRKWNIKQIRNMYKNVAVDINLDLNIVQSGIGE
- a CDS encoding GerAB/ArcD/ProY family transporter translates to MNTMNTSKTVSPYFAFILLHSLQIGIGILGYQRVILKNAGYDAWISLIIAGIATHIVLVCMLKMLEKDGDLISIHTTTFGKWIGSIFSVIFTLYCLLFCLTVLRTYMEVIQVWIFPTIKLWKLTLMFLLVTYYIIKGGFRSVTGICFWGIVLPIFVIFFLIYPMKYAHFRNILPIFTHSPFDMLISAKHSALEFLGFETILIFYPFIEKGKSLKRWAHAGIAFSTLIYVVLAIVSFMYYSEGQLNRTIWPTLTMLKIIKVPFIQRFEYIIIFVWFLIILPNLCLTIWSSCQTMKRSFHISFKFTLPFFIFIIFSASLLFTNRESINTLNTVLSQAGLYIVYAYIPILFLFHSLRWRFKNQSKKSSPDTP
- a CDS encoding YhdB family protein, with the translated sequence MQTYNDYDKALYYTYCCNWDKLLVLMVQTNDQLFSKRIEHFLHAYQYSKELPEVDKQLQLLFQYIDHASQKSHVEEVEQIQM